From Prinia subflava isolate CZ2003 ecotype Zambia chromosome 20, Cam_Psub_1.2, whole genome shotgun sequence, the proteins below share one genomic window:
- the ITGB1BP2 gene encoding integrin beta-1-binding protein 2 isoform X2, whose product MALLCYNRGCGQRFDPEHNAEDSCLYHPGVPIFHDALKGWSCCKKRTTDFSEFLSIKGCTKGFHSKEKPPEPSSQEKTSDEPKAKPAKELIVQGPKSAEKMLRERPSSDEPRQLLPVKVSRSLEQALEKLNLSSEDKMLESSCTGEEAAQVRAGTTCKNAACKAIYQGPESNTEVCTFHPGVPVFHEGMKYWSCCGIKTTDFSAFMEQPGCSRGCHCWTEKKDKKAALCRQDWHQTSSQVVVTVYAKNPLPALSSVKANRTVLEAHVIFEGNKIFQAELELWGTIDVERSFVSMVPAKVEITLCKASPGSWARLELPQRKLQSCGEQEKEAANTEEPGAVQDEDSDDSLSWSEEEDEELEMGTPDLITPGD is encoded by the exons ATGGCACTGCTGTGCTACAACAGGGGCTGCGGGCAGAGGTTTGATCCCGAGCACAACGCCGAGG ATTCCTGCCTGTATCACCCAGGTGTCCCCATCTTCCACGATGCCCTGAAG GGCTGGTCTTGCTGCAAGAAACGCACAACAGACTTCTCTGAGTTCCTCTCCATAAAG ggatgcACAAAGGGGTTTCACAGCAAGGAGAAACCCCCGGAGCCTTCCAGCCAAGAGAAGACCTCAGATGAACCAAAGGCCAAACCAGCGAAGGAGCTCATTGTCCAAGGACCAAAATCAGCTGAGAAGATGCTGCGGGAAAGACCAAG cTCCGATGAGCCAAGACAACTGCTGCCAGTTAAAGTATCCAGGTCTCTGGAGCAGGCCCTGGAGAAACTGAACCTGTCCTCTGAGGACAAGATGCTCGAGAGCAGCTGTACAG GCGAGGAGGCTGCCCAGGTGAGAGCTGGCACCACATGCAAGAACGCAGCCTGCAAGGCG ATCTACCAGGGCCCAGAGAGTAACACAGAGGTTTGTACCTTCCATCCTGGTGTTCCTGTCTTCCATGAGGG gaTGAAGtactggagctgctgtggaatCAAAACCACAGATTTCAGTGCCTTCATGGAGCAGCCGGGCTGCAGCCGTGGGTGTCACTGCTGGACAGAAAAGAAG GACAAGAAGGCGGCGCTGTGCCGGCAGGACTGGCACCAGACCAGCAGCCAGGTGGTGGTGACAGTCTATGCCAAGAatcccctgcctgccctcagcagcGTGAAGGCCAATCGCACCGTG CTTGAGGCTCATGTCATCTTTGAAGGGAATAAGATTTTCCAGGCAGAACTGGAGCTCTGGGGG aCCATTGATGTGGAGAGGAGCTTTGTGAGCATGGTCCCAGCCAAGGTGGAGATCACGCTTTGCaaagccagccctggctcctgggccaggctggagctcccCCAAAGGAAGCTGCAGTCCTGCGGTGAGCAAGAGAAGgaagctgcaaacacagaggagcccggggctgtgcaggaTGAGGACTCTGATGATAGCTTGAGCTGGTCcgaggaggaagatgaggagctGGAGATGGGAACACCGGATCTGATAACACCGGGTGACTGa
- the ITGB1BP2 gene encoding integrin beta-1-binding protein 2 isoform X1 produces the protein MALLCYNRGCGQRFDPEHNAEDSCLYHPGVPIFHDALKGWSCCKKRTTDFSEFLSIKGCTKGFHSKEKPPEPSSQEKTSDEPKAKPAKELIVQGPKSAEKMLRERPSSDEPRQLLPVKVSRSLEQALEKLNLSSEDKMLESSCTGEEAAQVRAGTTCKNAACKAIYQGPESNTEVCTFHPGVPVFHEGMKYWSCCGIKTTDFSAFMEQPGCSRGCHCWTEKKQDKKAALCRQDWHQTSSQVVVTVYAKNPLPALSSVKANRTVLEAHVIFEGNKIFQAELELWGTIDVERSFVSMVPAKVEITLCKASPGSWARLELPQRKLQSCGEQEKEAANTEEPGAVQDEDSDDSLSWSEEEDEELEMGTPDLITPGD, from the exons ATGGCACTGCTGTGCTACAACAGGGGCTGCGGGCAGAGGTTTGATCCCGAGCACAACGCCGAGG ATTCCTGCCTGTATCACCCAGGTGTCCCCATCTTCCACGATGCCCTGAAG GGCTGGTCTTGCTGCAAGAAACGCACAACAGACTTCTCTGAGTTCCTCTCCATAAAG ggatgcACAAAGGGGTTTCACAGCAAGGAGAAACCCCCGGAGCCTTCCAGCCAAGAGAAGACCTCAGATGAACCAAAGGCCAAACCAGCGAAGGAGCTCATTGTCCAAGGACCAAAATCAGCTGAGAAGATGCTGCGGGAAAGACCAAG cTCCGATGAGCCAAGACAACTGCTGCCAGTTAAAGTATCCAGGTCTCTGGAGCAGGCCCTGGAGAAACTGAACCTGTCCTCTGAGGACAAGATGCTCGAGAGCAGCTGTACAG GCGAGGAGGCTGCCCAGGTGAGAGCTGGCACCACATGCAAGAACGCAGCCTGCAAGGCG ATCTACCAGGGCCCAGAGAGTAACACAGAGGTTTGTACCTTCCATCCTGGTGTTCCTGTCTTCCATGAGGG gaTGAAGtactggagctgctgtggaatCAAAACCACAGATTTCAGTGCCTTCATGGAGCAGCCGGGCTGCAGCCGTGGGTGTCACTGCTGGACAGAAAAGAAG CAGGACAAGAAGGCGGCGCTGTGCCGGCAGGACTGGCACCAGACCAGCAGCCAGGTGGTGGTGACAGTCTATGCCAAGAatcccctgcctgccctcagcagcGTGAAGGCCAATCGCACCGTG CTTGAGGCTCATGTCATCTTTGAAGGGAATAAGATTTTCCAGGCAGAACTGGAGCTCTGGGGG aCCATTGATGTGGAGAGGAGCTTTGTGAGCATGGTCCCAGCCAAGGTGGAGATCACGCTTTGCaaagccagccctggctcctgggccaggctggagctcccCCAAAGGAAGCTGCAGTCCTGCGGTGAGCAAGAGAAGgaagctgcaaacacagaggagcccggggctgtgcaggaTGAGGACTCTGATGATAGCTTGAGCTGGTCcgaggaggaagatgaggagctGGAGATGGGAACACCGGATCTGATAACACCGGGTGACTGa
- the LOC134560669 gene encoding rho-related GTP-binding protein RhoG-like, with protein sequence MQTIKCVVVGDGAVGKTCLLISYTTNAFPEEYIPTVFDNYSAQMTVDGRTVSLNLWDTAGQEEYDRLRTLSYPQTNVFIICFSIGSPSSYANVRHKWHPEVSHHCPNVPILLVGTKRDLRSDLETVKKLKEQSLAPTTPQQGTSLAKQIGAVKYLECSALNQEGVREVFAEAVRAVLYPVTKKNTRKCVLL encoded by the coding sequence ATGCAGACCATAAAGTGCGTGGTGGTCGGAGATGGCGCGGTGGGAAAAACCTGCCTGCTCATCAGCTACACCACCAACGCCTTCCCAGAGGAGTACATCCCCACCGTGTTTGACAACTACAGCGCCCAGATGACCGTGGATGGCCGGACAGTCAGCCTGAATCTCTGGGACACTGCGGGCCAGGAGGAGTACGACCGCCTGCGCACGCTCTCCTACCCCCAGACCAACGTCTTCATCATCTGCTTCTCCATCGGCAGCCCCTCCTCCTACGCCAACGTCAGGCACAAGTGGCACCCTGAGGTTTCCCACCACTGTCCCAATGTCCCCATCCTTTTGGTGGGCACCAAGAGAGACTTGAGGAGTGACCTGGAAACGGTTAAAAAGTTGAAAGAGCAGAGCTTGGCTCCCACTACCCCGCAGCAGGGGACTTCGCTGGCTAAACAAATTGGAGCGGTCAAATATTTGGAGTGCTCGGCGTTGAATCAGGAGGGTGTTCGGGAGGTGTTTGCTGAAGCTGTCCGTGCAGTTCTGTATCCTGTGACAAAGAAGAACACAAGAAAATGTGTCTTGTTGTAG